A portion of the Natronococcus sp. AD-5 genome contains these proteins:
- the paaA gene encoding 1,2-phenylacetyl-CoA epoxidase subunit PaaA: MDLDTVKERAGPREFSPADDLPEEYRKAATRMIEFHANSEIMGAYLERPFIRQAPSIDRKLAFSAKVQDEIGHGQLLYRAAESLGVKTREEMLDDLANGDGKFLNCFHYPMADWVETPMIAFFVDGAAMRRQATLRRTSWEPYAHAMDKVCFEEGFHVKHGEDILKELMTGSRKEQQMTQKAFEEWWPRIIQFFGPTDDKSTHHDFAASVGLKQQSNDALRNAFLDQYIPKARKYGLEIPDEPRIRERDDGTYEVEEGDLDWDEFFTIAKNDYEPGLGQIDGRKRAQEAVQWVRDAIEGDATAAGGHAPQAAD; encoded by the coding sequence ATGGACCTGGACACAGTGAAAGAACGCGCGGGGCCGCGGGAGTTCAGCCCCGCGGACGACCTTCCGGAGGAGTACCGAAAGGCGGCGACCCGAATGATCGAGTTCCACGCGAACAGCGAGATCATGGGCGCGTATCTGGAGCGTCCGTTCATCCGCCAGGCGCCGAGCATCGACCGGAAGCTGGCGTTCTCGGCGAAGGTCCAGGACGAGATCGGCCACGGTCAGCTGCTTTACCGCGCGGCGGAGTCGCTCGGCGTAAAGACCCGCGAGGAGATGTTAGACGACCTCGCCAACGGCGACGGGAAGTTCCTCAACTGCTTCCACTATCCGATGGCGGACTGGGTCGAGACGCCGATGATCGCCTTCTTCGTCGACGGGGCGGCGATGCGCCGGCAGGCGACGCTGCGCCGGACCAGCTGGGAGCCCTACGCCCACGCGATGGACAAGGTCTGCTTCGAGGAGGGGTTCCACGTCAAACACGGCGAGGACATCCTCAAGGAGCTGATGACGGGTTCGCGCAAGGAACAGCAGATGACCCAGAAAGCGTTCGAGGAGTGGTGGCCCCGCATCATCCAGTTCTTCGGGCCGACCGACGACAAGAGCACCCACCACGACTTCGCGGCCTCGGTCGGGCTGAAACAGCAGTCCAACGACGCGCTGCGCAACGCCTTCCTCGACCAGTACATCCCGAAAGCGCGGAAGTACGGCCTCGAGATCCCCGACGAGCCGCGCATCCGCGAGCGCGACGACGGCACCTACGAGGTCGAGGAGGGCGACCTCGACTGGGACGAGTTCTTCACGATCGCGAAGAACGACTACGAGCCCGGTCTCGGCCAGATCGACGGCCGAAAGCGCGCCCAGGAGGCCGTCCAGTGGGTTCGCGACGCGATCGAAGGAGACGCCACAGCCGCCGGCGGCCATGCGCCGCAGGCGGCCGACTGA